A genomic segment from Nitrospirota bacterium encodes:
- a CDS encoding YchF/TatD family DNA exonuclease gives MDMLIDIHAHLEMDNFENDRDAVLNRAKDAGLGCIITVGSDIEGCEGGVRIASEYDMVYAAIGIHPHDAKDIDEATYDLLRELSRNEKIIAFGETGLDYRYEYSPREIQQQRFREQIRLAKELRLPLIIHNREATQDTKRIMDEENAWEVGGVMHCFSGSLETAREVIARGFYISFAGPVTFKKAENTKNVVKGIPIENILIETDCPYLAPEPFRGKRNEPSYLRYIADAIADIKGLSPEDVARVTTYNAMRLFGIGKIEEGQIVYKIRGSLYLNITNRCTNRCTFCVRYYTDFVKGHHLRLKSEPSVREVIEAIGDPTQYREVVFCGYGEPLIRLDAVKEIARWVKEHGGRIRINTNGQGNLIHGRNILPELKGLVDAISISLDVDDAGKYYDICRPKFGRDTFEKIKEFILEAKKYTPHVRITVLTLPEVDIERCRATATELGVELKIREWGVVG, from the coding sequence ATGGATATGCTTATTGATATACATGCCCACCTTGAAATGGACAATTTTGAGAATGACAGAGATGCTGTATTAAATCGTGCAAAGGATGCAGGTCTTGGCTGTATCATAACTGTCGGCTCAGATATAGAAGGCTGTGAAGGTGGGGTAAGGATTGCATCTGAGTATGATATGGTTTATGCCGCCATCGGTATTCATCCACACGATGCAAAGGATATAGATGAGGCGACTTATGACCTCCTCCGAGAGCTCTCAAGAAACGAAAAGATAATCGCCTTCGGTGAAACAGGTCTTGATTACCGCTACGAGTATTCTCCAAGGGAAATTCAACAACAGAGGTTCAGGGAACAGATAAGGCTTGCAAAAGAATTAAGGCTTCCGCTCATTATACACAACAGAGAGGCTACTCAAGATACGAAAAGGATAATGGATGAAGAGAATGCTTGGGAAGTTGGGGGCGTGATGCATTGCTTTTCAGGTAGCCTTGAGACTGCAAGAGAGGTAATCGCCAGGGGATTCTATATCTCATTTGCCGGACCTGTCACATTCAAAAAGGCGGAGAATACAAAGAATGTAGTTAAGGGTATCCCTATTGAAAACATACTTATCGAGACTGACTGTCCATATCTTGCTCCAGAGCCATTTCGTGGAAAGAGAAATGAACCTTCATACCTTAGATATATAGCAGATGCGATTGCAGATATAAAAGGGCTGAGCCCTGAGGATGTGGCGAGGGTTACAACATACAATGCAATGAGACTCTTTGGTATAGGGAAAATCGAAGAAGGGCAGATAGTATATAAGATAAGGGGTTCGTTGTATCTTAATATCACGAACCGATGCACAAATAGATGCACATTCTGTGTGAGATACTATACAGACTTTGTCAAGGGTCACCATCTCAGACTTAAATCAGAGCCATCGGTCAGAGAGGTTATAGAGGCAATCGGTGATCCGACACAATATAGAGAGGTAGTATTCTGTGGCTATGGTGAGCCATTAATAAGGCTGGATGCGGTCAAAGAGATCGCAAGATGGGTTAAAGAACATGGTGGAAGGATAAGAATAAATACAAACGGGCAGGGAAACCTCATACACGGGAGGAATATCCTTCCTGAACTAAAGGGGCTTGTTGACGCGATATCCATAAGCCTTGATGTAGATGATGCAGGGAAATACTATGACATCTGCAGGCCCAAATTCGGAAGGGATACATTCGAGAAGATAAAGGAATTTATCCTTGAGGCTAAAAAATATACCCCCCATGTGAGGATAACCGTCCTTACACTCCCAGAGGTTGACATCGAAAGGTGTAGAGCAACAGCCACAGAACTTGGGGTAGAGTTAAAGATAAGGGAGTGGGGGGTGGTGGGGTAA
- a CDS encoding DUF488 domain-containing protein: TLGTNRRSEEDFIEILYFYDIKAVIDVRRFPVSKFEHFKKTYLETLLKNAGIEYHYLGKELGGYRKGGYQAYSLTEEFVSGINLAEEIAMRRPSVIICAEKIPWKCHRRYIARAMHKKGWEIIHIIDKGKVWVPE, encoded by the coding sequence ACCCTCGGTACTAACCGCCGTTCAGAAGAAGACTTTATTGAAATACTTTACTTTTACGATATAAAAGCTGTCATAGATGTAAGACGATTTCCAGTCAGTAAGTTTGAACACTTTAAAAAGACATATCTTGAAACTCTCCTCAAAAATGCCGGCATAGAGTACCATTATCTCGGTAAGGAATTAGGAGGATATAGAAAGGGTGGCTATCAGGCATATAGTCTGACTGAAGAGTTTGTATCAGGCATAAACCTCGCAGAGGAAATTGCTATGAGAAGACCTTCAGTTATAATATGTGCTGAAAAAATTCCATGGAAGTGCCACAGAAGATATATTGCAAGGGCTATGCACAAAAAAGGATGGGAGATCATCCATATAATAGATAAAGGAAAGGTCTGGGTACCGGAATAA